In the genome of Tsukamurella tyrosinosolvens, one region contains:
- a CDS encoding arabinosyltransferase domain-containing protein — MTSDNSTAAATVPPEQRYGKWRIVAAVAGLLGFVLAILTPFLPVKETTTALHWPQNGKVSNVEAPLVSYTPIRLDVSLPCSVVDELPAAGGTLLRTLPEDGPRPGLQGLVIRADAKNVIIADRDVALATASRADVARAGAGCAIRFVSTPEATTAEFTGMPQGAQTSNQLSNTVADPNLRPQIAGFYTDLPASTPVAGIDVSTQVDTRFVTTPSTIKLIAIVVGIASTILALIALGFVDMRDGRGHIRFMPQGWLRPRPVDFTVIGVLGIWWLIGPNTSDDGYQITMATQTKFSGYMINYFRSFGVPENPVGWNDYLFTAISHVTTAAPAMRVPGLIFGLLTWLVISREMIPRLGRAVRNNPAALWAGAGGFLLIWLPLNNGLRPEPAVVFFSLLTWVSVERAIATGRMLPVAIAVPCAALCVGAAPGGLIAVAALLAASRQIITRIVKRRGRDGLLPLIAPILASGMAYLFYAFFTPTAAALREAITVKGVTGPTLDWYEEGVRYYYLMLETEDGSAVRRIGVLTAFLCLLTVLTFMLRRKRPAGISSGPVWRLMAVFFATVVLLAFTPTKWTHHLGLFAGYAAGIAAVAATLTMAPMMRSKRNRVFFAAAALFIAAISFAARVGYYWVGTYGIPWNTMPPQLFGLEISWMLFFASVLTALYGLWLHYRRDYAPEPTKTRGRTLPTLAILTMLMVLFDVGTMAKGAYAQRGSFSWTASNVRALQGDTCSMADYVLMETDPNAGQLKPAPRPDGSVPSATQALAGKSTGFSPTGIPGWLSPVKSNPGHNTDVTNSDVPETVGGKRNPDPKTDGVPLPFGLNPATTPVLGSSGATGLANLTTDWYTLGAIDESTPLVTLSVAGPVAATGINGVARDGRTLFLEAGHRSENGAVQPLGRLAPLDAWTNNNWRNLRFPTADLPRGTNTVRVVIDDKVPAADAIVVTPPRMTPMKTLQEFLGRDTVVALDFMVAFAFPCQHQVRAVNGLFERPEYRISPDYMATVLTSNTWQGWKTGGPLGVTDALYHEQIVPTYLKGKWAMDWGTLTKFTPWTAAEPAQLELGTATRSGWYTPGPMRSAPY; from the coding sequence ATGACCAGCGATAACTCGACCGCAGCCGCGACGGTGCCGCCGGAGCAGCGCTACGGGAAGTGGCGGATCGTCGCCGCCGTGGCGGGCCTGCTCGGCTTCGTCCTGGCGATCCTCACGCCCTTCCTGCCGGTCAAGGAGACCACCACCGCGCTGCACTGGCCGCAGAACGGCAAGGTCTCGAACGTCGAGGCGCCGCTCGTCTCGTACACCCCGATCCGGCTCGACGTCTCGCTGCCGTGCTCGGTGGTCGACGAGCTGCCCGCCGCGGGCGGCACCCTGCTGCGCACGCTCCCCGAGGACGGGCCGCGCCCGGGCCTGCAGGGCCTGGTGATCCGCGCCGACGCCAAGAACGTCATCATCGCCGACCGCGACGTCGCGCTGGCGACCGCGAGCCGCGCCGACGTGGCACGCGCGGGCGCAGGCTGCGCCATCCGCTTCGTCTCCACCCCCGAGGCGACGACGGCGGAGTTCACCGGGATGCCGCAGGGCGCGCAGACCTCGAACCAGCTGTCGAACACCGTCGCCGATCCCAACCTGCGGCCGCAGATCGCCGGCTTCTACACCGATCTCCCCGCCTCGACGCCCGTCGCCGGGATCGACGTCTCGACGCAGGTGGACACCCGGTTCGTCACCACCCCGTCGACCATCAAGCTGATCGCCATCGTCGTGGGCATCGCCTCCACGATCCTCGCGCTGATCGCGCTGGGCTTCGTGGACATGCGCGACGGCCGCGGCCACATCCGCTTCATGCCGCAGGGCTGGCTGCGCCCGCGGCCCGTGGACTTCACCGTGATCGGCGTGCTCGGGATCTGGTGGCTGATCGGGCCGAACACGTCCGACGACGGCTACCAGATCACGATGGCCACGCAGACGAAGTTCAGCGGCTACATGATCAACTACTTCCGCAGCTTCGGCGTGCCGGAGAACCCCGTCGGCTGGAACGACTACCTGTTCACCGCGATCTCGCACGTCACGACCGCGGCGCCCGCGATGCGGGTGCCCGGGCTGATCTTCGGTCTGCTGACCTGGCTCGTGATCTCGCGCGAGATGATCCCGCGACTCGGCCGCGCCGTGCGCAACAACCCCGCCGCCCTGTGGGCCGGCGCGGGCGGCTTCCTGCTGATCTGGCTGCCGCTCAACAACGGCCTGCGTCCCGAGCCCGCGGTGGTCTTCTTCTCCCTGCTGACCTGGGTCTCGGTGGAGCGCGCCATCGCGACCGGCCGCATGCTGCCCGTGGCGATCGCCGTCCCGTGCGCGGCGCTCTGCGTGGGCGCCGCGCCCGGCGGCCTCATCGCCGTCGCCGCGCTGCTCGCCGCGTCGCGCCAGATCATCACGCGCATCGTCAAGCGCCGGGGGCGCGACGGGCTGCTGCCGCTGATCGCGCCGATCCTCGCCTCGGGCATGGCGTACCTGTTCTACGCCTTCTTCACACCCACCGCGGCGGCGCTGCGCGAGGCCATCACGGTCAAGGGCGTCACCGGGCCCACCCTGGACTGGTACGAGGAGGGCGTCCGCTACTACTACCTCATGCTCGAGACGGAGGACGGCTCCGCCGTGCGCCGGATCGGCGTGCTCACCGCCTTCCTCTGCCTGCTGACGGTGCTGACCTTCATGCTGCGCCGCAAGCGCCCGGCCGGCATCTCCTCGGGCCCCGTGTGGCGCCTCATGGCGGTCTTCTTCGCCACCGTGGTGCTGCTGGCCTTCACCCCGACCAAGTGGACGCACCACCTGGGCCTGTTCGCCGGCTACGCCGCGGGCATCGCCGCCGTGGCCGCGACGCTGACCATGGCGCCGATGATGCGGTCCAAGCGCAACCGCGTCTTCTTCGCCGCCGCGGCGCTGTTCATCGCCGCGATCTCCTTCGCCGCCCGCGTCGGCTACTACTGGGTGGGCACCTACGGCATCCCGTGGAACACCATGCCGCCGCAGCTCTTCGGGCTCGAGATCTCCTGGATGCTGTTCTTCGCCTCCGTCCTCACGGCCCTCTACGGCCTGTGGCTGCACTACCGGCGCGACTACGCCCCGGAGCCGACCAAGACCCGCGGCCGGACCCTCCCGACGCTGGCGATCCTCACCATGCTCATGGTCCTGTTCGACGTGGGCACCATGGCGAAGGGCGCCTACGCGCAGCGCGGCAGCTTCTCCTGGACCGCGTCGAACGTCCGTGCGCTGCAGGGCGACACGTGCTCGATGGCGGACTACGTCCTGATGGAGACCGACCCCAACGCCGGGCAGCTCAAGCCCGCCCCGCGGCCCGACGGTTCCGTGCCGAGCGCGACTCAGGCCCTCGCCGGTAAGTCGACGGGCTTCTCCCCCACCGGGATCCCCGGGTGGCTGTCGCCCGTGAAGTCGAACCCGGGCCACAACACCGACGTGACCAACTCCGACGTGCCGGAGACGGTGGGCGGCAAGCGGAACCCCGACCCGAAGACCGACGGGGTGCCGCTGCCCTTCGGCCTCAACCCGGCGACCACGCCGGTGCTGGGCTCCTCGGGCGCGACGGGCCTGGCGAACCTCACCACGGACTGGTACACGCTCGGCGCGATCGACGAGTCGACCCCGCTCGTCACGCTGTCCGTAGCAGGGCCCGTCGCCGCGACGGGCATCAACGGCGTTGCGCGCGACGGCCGGACGCTGTTCCTCGAGGCCGGGCACCGGTCCGAGAACGGCGCGGTGCAGCCGCTGGGCCGCCTGGCCCCGCTGGACGCGTGGACGAACAACAACTGGCGCAACCTGCGTTTCCCGACGGCCGACCTGCCGCGCGGCACGAACACCGTGCGCGTGGTGATCGACGACAAGGTGCCCGCCGCCGACGCCATCGTCGTGACCCCGCCGCGGATGACGCCCATGAAGACGCTGCAGGAGTTCCTGGGCCGTGACACCGTCGTGGCGTTGGACTTCATGGTCGCCTTCGCCTTCCCGTGCCAGCACCAGGTGCGCGCGGTCAACGGCCTGTTCGAGCGGCCCGAGTACCGGATCTCGCCCGATTACATGGCGACGGTGCTCACCTCGAACACGTGGCAGGGGTGGAAGACCGGCGGCCCGCTCGGCGTGACCGATGCGTTGTACCACGAGCAGATCGTGCCCACGTACCTCAAGGGCAAGTGGGCGATGGACTGGGGCACGCTGACGAAGTTCACGCCGTGGACGGCGGCGGAGCCCGCGCAGCTGGAGCTCGGCACCGCCACCCGCTCGGGCTGGTACACGCCGGGGCCGATGCGCTCCGCGCCGTACTGA
- a CDS encoding GNAT family N-acetyltransferase, whose amino-acid sequence MEPVTRHRIEDVTPRTLWASFGVLARAFADDPVIRWVQPSPRLDRVTFAGIHVASHGAPGASHLLFDGAEPVAAASWDPPGHAPHPLRQVASLPLLAAGISTGFGRGAALVAALEDRRPTEPHWYLATIGSAVPGRGFGSALLRYGLERVTGTAYLESSNPRNVPLYQRFGFEPLAPIRLPRGPELIPMLRPAR is encoded by the coding sequence ATGGAACCGGTCACCCGGCACCGCATCGAGGACGTCACGCCGCGCACGCTGTGGGCGTCGTTCGGGGTGCTCGCCCGCGCCTTCGCCGACGATCCCGTGATCCGGTGGGTCCAGCCCTCCCCGCGGCTCGACCGCGTCACCTTCGCGGGCATCCACGTGGCCTCGCACGGGGCCCCGGGGGCGAGCCACCTGCTGTTCGACGGTGCCGAGCCCGTCGCCGCGGCGTCCTGGGACCCGCCGGGCCACGCGCCGCACCCGCTGCGGCAGGTCGCGTCGCTGCCGCTGCTGGCCGCGGGGATCAGCACCGGGTTCGGGCGGGGCGCCGCCCTGGTGGCCGCGCTCGAGGACCGCCGGCCGACGGAGCCGCACTGGTACCTCGCCACGATCGGATCGGCCGTTCCGGGCCGCGGCTTCGGCTCGGCGTTACTGCGGTACGGCCTCGAGCGGGTCACCGGCACGGCCTACCTCGAGTCGAGCAACCCCCGCAACGTGCCCCTGTACCAGCGGTTCGGGTTCGAGCCGCTGGCCCCGATCCGCCTGCCCCGCGGCCCCGAGCTCATCCCGATGCTGCGGCCCGCGCGGTAG
- a CDS encoding BCCT family transporter, translating into MATVTNKTGDHRRTTDWVVFGVTAAVVLAFVLWGFLDSDGLKQTTSDVLNWIITDLGWLFLISASFFVLFAAFLAFSRFGRIPLGRDGERPEFKTVSWIAMMFSAGMGIGLMFFGAAEPIAHYVGAPPGMNGHDVAVAMATTMFHWGFHPWAIYAVVGLAIAYSTYRCGRSQLISSVFAPIFNRTGGHGVGGRVIDILAIFATLFGTTASLGLGAAQVGAGLERLGWADDGSSKLLLVAIIAVLTLAFVASAVSGVAKGIQWLSNTNMVLALVLALFVFVVGPTVFILNLLPTSMGAYAADFMDMSARSAANEPEAGEWLATWSIFYWAWWVSWTPFVGLFLAKISRGRTIREFVIGVMAVPTLVSLVWFAVFGGTAIHQEQAGLEVSKAANEEVLLFDVLGNLPWPTITAFLVVLLVGIFFVSGADSASIVMGTLSQRGAEEPNRLITIFWGVLTGSVAALLLWVSGDDALTGIKQMAIIAAAPFLVVMIGMCVGLMMDLWHDPLIVAERAHRDELGERMRWHANTLAVTDDSTDVLPSADLPVYSDGEVPEDLYHPPHTGELVTIEVYDADHSGPIEIDPKDDASR; encoded by the coding sequence ATGGCTACTGTAACTAATAAGACAGGAGACCATCGCCGGACGACCGACTGGGTCGTTTTCGGTGTGACGGCCGCCGTGGTCCTGGCGTTCGTCCTCTGGGGTTTCCTGGATTCGGACGGGTTGAAGCAGACGACCTCCGATGTCCTCAATTGGATCATCACCGATTTGGGTTGGCTGTTCCTCATCTCAGCCAGCTTCTTCGTCCTTTTCGCAGCTTTTCTGGCCTTCTCCCGCTTCGGTCGCATCCCCCTGGGGCGCGACGGGGAACGGCCCGAGTTCAAGACCGTGTCGTGGATCGCGATGATGTTCAGCGCGGGCATGGGCATCGGCCTGATGTTCTTCGGCGCCGCCGAGCCGATCGCCCACTACGTGGGCGCGCCTCCCGGCATGAACGGCCACGACGTGGCCGTCGCGATGGCGACCACCATGTTCCACTGGGGCTTCCACCCGTGGGCCATCTACGCGGTGGTCGGCCTCGCGATCGCCTACAGCACCTACCGGTGCGGGCGCAGCCAGCTGATCAGCTCGGTGTTCGCGCCGATCTTCAACCGCACCGGCGGGCACGGCGTGGGCGGCCGGGTGATCGACATCCTCGCCATCTTCGCCACGCTCTTCGGCACCACGGCCTCGCTGGGACTGGGTGCCGCGCAGGTCGGTGCCGGCCTCGAGCGGCTCGGCTGGGCGGACGACGGCTCCAGCAAGCTGCTGCTCGTCGCGATCATCGCCGTCCTGACGCTGGCCTTCGTGGCCTCCGCGGTCTCGGGCGTCGCCAAGGGCATCCAGTGGCTCTCGAACACCAACATGGTGCTCGCCCTCGTGCTCGCGCTCTTCGTCTTCGTGGTCGGCCCCACCGTGTTCATCCTGAACCTGCTGCCCACGTCGATGGGCGCGTACGCGGCCGACTTCATGGACATGTCCGCCCGGTCCGCGGCCAACGAGCCCGAGGCCGGCGAGTGGCTCGCCACCTGGAGCATCTTCTACTGGGCCTGGTGGGTCAGCTGGACCCCGTTCGTGGGCCTGTTCCTCGCGAAGATCTCCCGCGGCCGCACCATCCGCGAGTTCGTGATCGGCGTCATGGCCGTGCCCACCCTGGTCTCGCTGGTGTGGTTCGCCGTCTTCGGCGGCACCGCGATCCACCAGGAGCAGGCGGGCCTCGAAGTGAGCAAGGCGGCGAACGAGGAGGTCCTGCTCTTCGACGTCCTCGGCAACCTGCCCTGGCCCACGATCACCGCCTTCCTCGTGGTGCTGCTGGTCGGCATCTTCTTCGTCTCCGGCGCGGACTCTGCGTCCATCGTGATGGGCACCCTGTCGCAGCGCGGCGCCGAGGAACCGAACCGGCTCATCACCATCTTCTGGGGCGTGCTCACCGGTAGCGTTGCGGCACTGCTGCTCTGGGTGAGCGGTGACGACGCGCTGACCGGTATCAAACAGATGGCGATCATCGCCGCCGCGCCGTTCCTCGTGGTGATGATCGGCATGTGTGTGGGCCTGATGATGGACCTCTGGCACGATCCGCTGATCGTGGCCGAGCGGGCGCACCGCGACGAGCTCGGCGAGCGCATGCGCTGGCACGCCAATACGCTCGCGGTGACCGACGACAGTACGGACGTGCTCCCGTCGGCCGACCTGCCGGTCTACTCCGACGGCGAGGTCCCGGAGGACCTCTACCACCCGCCGCACACCGGCGAGCTGGTCACGATCGAGGTCTACGACGCCGATCACTCCGGGCCGATCGAAATCGATCCGAAGGACGACGCCTCCCGGTAG
- a CDS encoding carboxylesterase/lipase family protein, which translates to MTSSVTAETRSGRVRGTVEQGVARFLGLPYAAPLDGAGWLLPAASPAPWAGERDASAFGPTVPKPGYQGPVAEILTAEPDFPGPECLNLNVWAPEGADALPVFVWIHGGAFRNGSGRSGYYDGAAFARDGVVCVTINYRLGALGFLDTGDEHTNLGLRDQIMALEWVRDNIAAFGGDPARVTVAGESAGGMSVGSLLGSPRAQGLFAQAVLQSGAGHHAITRETAQQVTRALAERLGVEPTRAGFAAVDPAALVDATTALDAEIQANPDPTAWGELSRNVMIFEPVIDGDVLPQLPIDAIRAGSGAGVRVLVGANADEARFFIVPGGLIDLLPEAALAPTAAKYGLPDPAAAVAAYRAAEPAASPGDLFCRIMADWFFGIPAVRIAEARAEAPAATFFYRFDEPSTALGGRLGACHAVELAFAFDNLHAEGVTNLTGPAPAQAVADETHGAWVRFTRGEDPGWAPYLPARTVRVFGGEGGTVVDPAPELRALWDGVR; encoded by the coding sequence ATGACCTCCTCCGTCACCGCCGAGACCCGTTCCGGCCGCGTCCGCGGCACCGTCGAGCAGGGTGTGGCCCGCTTCCTGGGCCTGCCCTACGCCGCCCCGCTCGACGGTGCCGGCTGGCTCCTGCCGGCCGCGTCGCCGGCGCCGTGGGCGGGCGAGCGCGACGCCTCCGCCTTCGGCCCGACGGTGCCCAAGCCGGGCTACCAGGGGCCGGTCGCGGAGATCCTCACCGCCGAGCCCGACTTCCCCGGGCCGGAGTGCCTCAACCTCAACGTGTGGGCGCCCGAGGGCGCCGACGCGCTGCCCGTGTTCGTGTGGATCCACGGCGGCGCCTTCCGCAACGGCAGCGGCCGCAGCGGCTACTACGACGGCGCGGCCTTCGCCCGCGACGGCGTCGTGTGCGTGACGATCAACTACCGCCTCGGCGCGCTCGGCTTCCTCGACACCGGGGACGAGCACACCAACCTCGGCCTGCGCGACCAGATCATGGCGCTGGAATGGGTGCGCGACAACATCGCCGCCTTCGGCGGCGACCCGGCGCGGGTCACCGTCGCCGGGGAGTCCGCGGGCGGCATGAGCGTCGGCTCGCTGCTCGGATCCCCTCGGGCGCAGGGTCTGTTCGCGCAGGCCGTGCTGCAGAGCGGCGCGGGTCACCACGCCATCACCCGGGAGACCGCACAGCAGGTCACCCGCGCCCTCGCCGAGCGCCTCGGCGTCGAACCCACCCGCGCGGGCTTCGCGGCGGTCGACCCCGCCGCGCTCGTCGACGCCACGACGGCGCTCGACGCGGAGATCCAGGCGAATCCGGACCCCACTGCCTGGGGCGAGCTCTCGCGGAACGTGATGATCTTCGAGCCCGTGATCGACGGCGACGTCCTGCCGCAGCTGCCGATCGACGCGATCCGCGCCGGCTCGGGCGCCGGGGTACGGGTCCTGGTGGGCGCCAACGCCGACGAGGCCCGCTTCTTCATCGTGCCCGGCGGGCTCATCGATCTGCTGCCCGAGGCGGCGCTGGCCCCCACCGCGGCGAAGTACGGCCTGCCCGACCCGGCGGCCGCGGTCGCCGCCTACCGTGCGGCCGAGCCCGCCGCCTCGCCCGGGGACCTGTTCTGCCGCATCATGGCCGACTGGTTCTTCGGCATCCCCGCGGTGCGGATCGCCGAGGCGCGCGCGGAGGCGCCCGCCGCCACCTTCTTCTACCGCTTCGACGAGCCGTCCACCGCGCTCGGCGGCCGCCTCGGCGCGTGCCACGCCGTCGAGCTGGCCTTCGCCTTCGACAACCTCCACGCCGAGGGCGTCACCAACCTGACGGGGCCCGCCCCCGCGCAGGCCGTCGCCGACGAGACCCACGGCGCCTGGGTGCGTTTCACCCGCGGTGAGGACCCCGGCTGGGCGCCCTACCTTCCCGCCCGCACCGTGCGGGTGTTCGGCGGCGAGGGCGGCACCGTCGTCGACCCGGCGCCCGAGCTGCGGGCGCTCTGGGACGGGGTGCGCTGA
- a CDS encoding arabinosyltransferase domain-containing protein, producing MSVPTSRSESEPGPQRRAAAAAPSRAAGIARLAAVVAGAVGLLLCLLTPLLPVQQATASLDWPQLRPGAESAEVTASLVTQSPADLTATVPCSAIARAAGSGGTVLSTLPVGSGAARELGLNVTVGPPGPGQAVTVSSRNTVIAAAPVDRLRGCSQLQLWSNAAEVGARFEGIDVAGSIPTENRPVMGGVFTSLTAADVAAAGPGLRLHADLDTRFELSPSPLKAAAIGVGLLSVLASLVALWLLDRTFGHHRRAPHRSLGQLLRPRPVDVAVLGGLALWTVLGAGSSDDGYILSMGKVAPEAGYTANYYRFFGAPEAPFDWYYTFLSHWGSVSANAIWMRLPMLAAGVVVWLLLSRVLLPRLGPGIRRYPLAVWAAGAMLLAFWFPLASGLRSEPIIVLGTIVTWAAVERSVATHRALPAAIAAMAAGLTLGLAPQGVIAAALLLASSAAVLRVLVARRREAGLAALVLPVLAAAAVIVPIAFRDQSLASVAEAIRIRLEVGPAAPWTQEYLRFFFLTVETTDGSLVRRVPVYLFVMCLFVALFVMLRGRRIARIAPGPVWRLVGAVFIAAALLSLTPTKWTVHFGVYAGLAAALAAVTTVAVVEAARTSVRNFTFFLCGMLFALAAAFAGFNLWSWPYLWGVPWFDRAPEVAGITFSKAFLILAGLAGALAAWQHFRIDFRGRGEGGLVEEGTVDDTALEDTELATHTRADRDQALRSRRRLQLASLPLVVVLGMLVLGEGAIFAKAYVSNPATYTVAKGNLDALRGKSCGMARSVLVETDPNADMLTSAEGRSAAQALVGPGSTGFTPDGIPNELKPLAISSAPGQINMASPITSPFTSTAATAGTGGGTGPRTINGSTAALPFGLDPARTPVVGSYGQNTVPAELFSDWYGLPARSADRPLVAFAASGAISSVGPTGKKEYGQPVTLEWAERRADGSIGARGVVDPIDPGPNKPWRNLRVPMEAIPPAANVVRIHVRDPNLGAQQWVAVTPPRVPRLRTLQDVVGETDPVLLDLLVGQQFPCQRPLAIRNGTYEVPKWRILPTRKDALSTSSTWQAREAGGPLTVPDTLLKTTTLPTYMTGDLTRDWGELQQYAPLADDAPAANLTVGVQTRSGWWRQGPIRALTNQTVKN from the coding sequence GTGTCCGTGCCTACGTCCCGCTCCGAGTCGGAGCCCGGCCCCCAGCGTCGAGCCGCTGCCGCAGCTCCGTCGCGAGCCGCCGGCATCGCCCGCCTCGCCGCGGTCGTCGCCGGTGCCGTCGGCCTCCTGCTCTGCCTGCTGACCCCCCTGCTGCCGGTGCAGCAGGCCACCGCCTCGCTCGACTGGCCGCAACTGCGGCCGGGGGCCGAGAGCGCGGAGGTCACGGCCTCCCTCGTCACGCAGTCGCCCGCCGACCTCACGGCGACGGTGCCGTGCTCGGCGATCGCCCGTGCCGCCGGCTCCGGCGGCACGGTCCTCTCGACGCTGCCCGTGGGGTCCGGCGCGGCCCGGGAGCTGGGCCTGAACGTCACCGTCGGGCCGCCCGGACCGGGCCAGGCGGTCACCGTCTCCTCCCGCAACACCGTCATCGCCGCGGCGCCGGTGGACCGGCTGCGGGGCTGCTCGCAGCTGCAGCTGTGGTCCAACGCCGCCGAGGTCGGCGCGCGGTTCGAGGGCATCGACGTGGCGGGCTCGATCCCGACGGAGAACCGGCCCGTCATGGGCGGCGTCTTCACCTCGCTGACGGCCGCCGACGTCGCGGCCGCGGGCCCGGGCCTGCGCCTGCACGCGGACCTCGACACCCGGTTCGAGCTCTCCCCGTCGCCGCTCAAGGCGGCCGCGATCGGCGTCGGCCTCCTCAGTGTGCTCGCCTCGCTGGTCGCGCTGTGGCTGCTGGACCGGACCTTCGGCCACCATCGCCGGGCGCCGCACCGGAGCCTCGGGCAGCTCCTGCGCCCCCGCCCGGTCGACGTGGCCGTGCTCGGCGGCCTCGCCCTGTGGACCGTGCTCGGCGCGGGCAGCTCGGACGACGGCTACATCCTGTCGATGGGCAAGGTCGCGCCCGAGGCCGGCTACACGGCGAACTACTACCGCTTCTTCGGCGCCCCGGAGGCCCCGTTCGACTGGTACTACACCTTCCTCTCGCACTGGGGCTCGGTCAGCGCGAACGCGATCTGGATGCGCCTGCCCATGCTGGCCGCGGGCGTCGTGGTGTGGCTGCTGCTCAGCCGCGTGCTACTGCCCCGCCTCGGGCCCGGTATCCGCCGGTACCCGCTGGCCGTGTGGGCCGCCGGCGCGATGCTGCTGGCCTTCTGGTTCCCGCTCGCCTCGGGCCTGCGCTCGGAGCCGATCATCGTGCTCGGCACCATCGTCACCTGGGCCGCCGTCGAGCGCTCCGTCGCGACGCACCGCGCGCTGCCCGCGGCGATCGCCGCGATGGCCGCGGGCCTGACGCTGGGCCTCGCGCCGCAGGGCGTCATCGCCGCGGCGCTGCTGCTGGCCTCGTCGGCCGCGGTGCTCCGCGTGCTCGTCGCGCGCCGGCGGGAGGCCGGACTGGCCGCGCTCGTGCTGCCCGTGCTGGCCGCGGCCGCCGTGATCGTGCCGATCGCCTTCCGCGATCAGTCGCTGGCGTCGGTCGCCGAGGCCATCCGCATCCGCCTCGAGGTGGGGCCGGCCGCGCCCTGGACGCAGGAGTACCTGCGCTTCTTCTTCCTCACGGTCGAGACCACCGACGGTTCGCTGGTCCGCCGCGTGCCCGTCTACCTTTTCGTGATGTGCCTGTTCGTGGCGCTGTTCGTCATGCTCCGCGGCCGCCGCATCGCGCGGATCGCACCCGGCCCCGTGTGGCGGCTCGTGGGCGCGGTCTTCATCGCCGCGGCCCTGCTCTCGCTCACGCCCACCAAGTGGACCGTGCACTTCGGGGTGTACGCCGGGCTCGCCGCCGCCCTCGCCGCGGTGACGACGGTGGCGGTGGTCGAGGCGGCCCGCACGTCCGTCCGGAACTTCACGTTCTTCCTCTGCGGGATGCTCTTCGCGCTCGCCGCGGCGTTCGCGGGCTTCAACCTGTGGTCCTGGCCCTACCTGTGGGGCGTGCCCTGGTTCGATCGGGCGCCCGAGGTCGCCGGCATCACCTTCAGCAAGGCGTTCCTGATCCTGGCCGGCCTGGCCGGAGCGCTCGCCGCGTGGCAGCACTTCCGGATCGACTTCCGCGGCCGGGGCGAGGGCGGCCTGGTCGAGGAGGGCACCGTCGACGACACCGCCCTGGAGGACACCGAGCTCGCGACCCACACCCGGGCCGACCGGGACCAGGCCCTACGCAGCCGGCGCCGGCTGCAGCTGGCCTCGCTGCCGCTGGTCGTGGTCCTCGGCATGCTCGTGCTGGGCGAGGGCGCGATCTTCGCGAAGGCCTACGTCTCGAACCCGGCCACGTACACGGTCGCCAAGGGCAACCTGGACGCGCTCCGCGGCAAGAGCTGCGGGATGGCGCGCTCGGTGCTGGTGGAGACCGACCCCAACGCCGACATGCTGACCTCGGCCGAGGGCCGCTCGGCCGCGCAGGCGCTCGTCGGCCCCGGCTCGACGGGCTTCACGCCCGACGGCATCCCGAACGAGCTCAAGCCGCTGGCGATCAGCTCGGCGCCCGGCCAGATCAACATGGCCTCCCCCATCACCTCGCCGTTCACGTCCACCGCGGCGACTGCGGGCACCGGCGGCGGCACCGGGCCCCGCACGATCAACGGCAGCACCGCCGCCCTGCCCTTCGGACTCGACCCGGCGCGCACCCCCGTCGTCGGCTCGTACGGCCAGAACACCGTGCCCGCGGAGCTGTTCAGCGACTGGTACGGCCTGCCCGCGCGGTCGGCGGACCGCCCGCTGGTGGCCTTCGCGGCCTCCGGCGCCATCTCCTCGGTCGGCCCGACCGGCAAGAAGGAGTACGGCCAGCCCGTGACGCTGGAATGGGCCGAGCGCCGCGCCGACGGCTCGATCGGCGCCCGCGGCGTCGTCGACCCGATCGACCCGGGCCCGAACAAGCCGTGGCGCAACCTGCGCGTGCCGATGGAGGCGATCCCGCCCGCGGCGAACGTCGTCCGCATCCACGTGCGCGACCCGAACCTCGGCGCGCAGCAGTGGGTGGCCGTGACGCCGCCCCGCGTGCCGCGCCTGCGCACCCTGCAGGACGTGGTGGGCGAGACGGACCCCGTGCTGCTCGACCTGCTCGTGGGCCAGCAGTTCCCGTGCCAGCGCCCGCTGGCGATCCGCAACGGCACCTACGAGGTACCCAAGTGGCGCATCCTGCCCACGCGCAAGGACGCGCTCTCCACGTCCTCGACATGGCAGGCCCGCGAGGCCGGCGGCCCGCTGACGGTGCCGGACACGCTGCTCAAGACGACGACGCTGCCCACGTACATGACCGGGGACCTCACCCGGGACTGGGGCGAACTGCAGCAGTACGCGCCCCTCGCCGACGACGCCCCCGCGGCGAACCTGACGGTCGGTGTCCAGACGCGGTCGGGATGGTGGCGCCAGGGCCCCATCCGCGCGCTGACCAACCAGACGGTGAAGAACTAG